One window of Anaerolineales bacterium genomic DNA carries:
- a CDS encoding ATP-dependent Clp protease proteolytic subunit, giving the protein MNLNDPLSLVPMVIETSGRGERAYDIFSLLLKNRIVFLGTPINDQIANLTVAQLLFLNQEDRDAPISMYINSPGGQVYAGLAIYDTMQMITNPISTVAVGVTASFGTVLLTAGTKGQRYALPHATIHIHQPLGGVQGQATDIEIEAREILRLKTRLNQILANHTGQTVETIEKDTDRNFYMDAKGAVDYGLVDKVLESPAEKVEKK; this is encoded by the coding sequence ATGAACCTGAATGATCCTTTATCTCTCGTCCCGATGGTGATCGAAACCAGCGGAAGAGGTGAACGTGCTTATGATATTTTTTCGCTGTTGCTCAAGAATCGCATTGTATTCCTGGGCACACCTATTAATGACCAGATCGCCAATCTTACGGTCGCACAGCTTTTATTCCTGAACCAGGAAGACCGTGATGCCCCTATTTCAATGTACATCAATTCCCCGGGCGGTCAGGTTTATGCCGGATTGGCAATTTACGACACCATGCAAATGATCACGAATCCGATCAGCACTGTGGCAGTTGGTGTGACAGCCTCCTTTGGCACTGTCCTTCTCACTGCGGGGACGAAAGGACAGCGTTATGCCTTGCCTCACGCAACGATCCACATCCATCAACCCCTGGGTGGTGTGCAAGGCCAGGCAACGGATATCGAGATTGAAGCGCGCGAGATCTTGCGCCTGAAAACACGCCTCAACCAAATCCTGGCCAACCATACCGGACAGACCGTGGAAACTATCGAAAAGGATACTGACCGAAATTTCTATATGGATGCCAAAGGTGCAGTTGATTATGGTCTGGTTGATAAGGTTCTGGAATCGCCTGCCGAGAAGGTCGAGAAAAAGTAG
- a CDS encoding haloacid dehalogenase, with translation MGCTRISGSSINPGASFYNKVPQIYKVMQTVINRSMVQGMILDMDGVLWRGDQAIGDLQRIFEIIDNIGWKVTFATNNATRNVQQYIDGLASFHVRAQPWQVITSATAVTHTLTSRFQGGGAVHIVGEQGVIEACAEHGFYQADTDVKAVIVGFDRNLTYEKLRKATLLIRSGVLYIGTNPDLTFPTPEGLIPGAGSILAAVTAATGIQPVVVGKPEPLMYQIALERMAIPAANVLVVGDRPETDIACAQQMGCLTALVLSGVTNAAQAAAWQPVPDIITADLVSVIQMFSGES, from the coding sequence ATGGGATGTACCCGGATCAGCGGTTCCTCGATCAATCCGGGTGCATCCTTTTATAATAAAGTGCCTCAGATATATAAAGTTATGCAGACTGTGATCAATCGTAGTATGGTACAAGGTATGATCCTCGACATGGACGGTGTCTTATGGCGCGGCGATCAAGCCATCGGAGACTTGCAGCGGATTTTCGAGATTATCGACAATATCGGCTGGAAGGTTACCTTTGCCACCAATAATGCCACCCGCAATGTCCAGCAATACATCGATGGATTGGCGTCTTTCCATGTTCGTGCGCAGCCGTGGCAGGTGATTACTTCTGCCACAGCTGTCACTCACACTCTCACTTCCAGGTTTCAAGGTGGTGGTGCAGTCCATATCGTTGGCGAGCAAGGCGTGATTGAAGCTTGTGCCGAGCATGGCTTTTACCAAGCCGATACAGATGTGAAAGCTGTTATCGTCGGTTTTGATCGCAACCTGACCTATGAAAAATTGCGTAAAGCGACCCTGCTCATCCGTTCAGGGGTGCTGTACATAGGCACTAACCCAGATCTGACATTTCCAACCCCCGAGGGGTTGATCCCGGGTGCGGGATCAATCCTTGCAGCAGTCACGGCTGCTACAGGCATCCAACCAGTTGTGGTCGGGAAACCCGAGCCGTTGATGTACCAGATCGCCCTCGAGCGCATGGCTATCCCCGCCGCCAATGTGCTGGTAGTGGGCGATAGGCCTGAAACCGACATTGCCTGCGCCCAGCAAATGGGCTGCCTGACCGCCCTTGTTCTTTCAGGTGTCACCAACGCCGCGCAGGCAGCAGCCTGGCAGCCGGTGCCAGATATCATCACTGCTGACCTGGTAAGTGTTATCCAGATGTTCTCTGGTGAAAGTTAG